tgtttgctTGCAcatcgctggagagcagccattttgaaacgtacatgaagaggaaacactgaaataatttaaataatactgttaggtttagggtttgggttagggtagaggttataatatgcacgcacgctaaccttaggtttagggtttggggataggttaataagacaaattgccggttgatatgcacgcgcgctaaattggcgtatcatatgcacgcaaaatctaactttggcgtacgtatttcacgataatgcaacgcgcatgttatttatacgcaattcatgagactgggctcatatggtacacctttgcattttctctcgaattgcattatgtatttgtaaaacgctttctgtttgtttcagagtttatttcttttgcataaaaggttgcatttgtttgcaaaacgctggatttgtttgttaagtttaggcacaattttcgctccataagCGATGCAACGTGGcgaaagcaaaaataaactggacgtttgttgcgtctctttgcgctgcatccagtgggcacagaatttctgtttataatggCTTCGTGTTGTATTCGCGCCGCTCGCGGGGCAGGGCGAGCGTTTTCAATCCATTCCCATAGAAGCTGAGCTCGCGTCGCGTTGCGCTCGCGGAGCAAAGCGAGAACTCCTCTTCTTTAATCCTTTTCCCcaattaatcgagtactcgtttttcaaccctgtccagtactcgaaatgaaatatgatcaaaaatgcccatccctatgctctgcagaaaaaactcGTGAATTTTTGGTTTCTCATCCAGACCTCTACCGCCATTAGAATAGTCATTGTGTGCTATCAACCAGgatcagtcatctcattgaagccttagtaaaaactaaggttcaggacaagtaaatgtttaacCGTCCATctcacaaaatgaaaatgtatgatgctgcaaatccctttaaataatcgaacaatctatattaacaataaaaacaatacacagaaaagtgtgtacagtatgtgcaacaataacatgcataatagtgcttatgtaatgtcttaacataacaTAGCTGTGACAataagggttgtttctatttaaatagctctgtttacacatttagtataagggggtccctgctccatgcatttCTCATTTAAGGGctccttgccccgaaaaacgttgaagacccctggtgtaATGCATAATGGGGGTGGAAGTGGCAAATTTTGAGTTTTGGCAAGTGGGGAGGTTGGCAACCCGCAGACCTGGCAACCCGGTTTGCAAGCCCAATTTTTACGTGCATCGGTATAGGGTTAAGAAATAAGTTGACAAGAACTTGCAAAGTTAGTGATAACTTGTAAAATATCTCAagtaaaatatcaaaataaaaagtGTTAGCAAATTGGGAAGAGAGGGTATGGAAAACAAAACCAGCAGCTTCCTCAGCAGACACAAACTAAGCCAAGCCAGATCAATTCAAACAGCCTCTAACAAACGTCTTGAAAATAAGATTCTATGCCCCGAACTTTGCAACTAGTTGCTCTCCAGTGTGCACCACTTGAcaccaaataaaataaatattgaataaaaaaactattGCATTTAACATTAGTGTCCCCAAAACTCCAAAAAAAGGTTTACATGCTACTACAGCATTTACCACCTATAAAAAAGCATCCACTCACAACCTCCTGGGGTCATGCGTGGGACACGTCCACAGGGTGCATCAGGACATGTGCACAAGATGCAAAGTTAGGCAGTCAAAACAACCCAGCAGATTCAAAACAAACAGGCAAGAAGTAACCTTTCCCAGCTCCAGAGATACACTCGTACTCCACATTCCCACACACCACATCCATTACACCCCGACCGTAGCTGTGCACGGACACGCACGTCCCCAATAACAGCACGTCCTCCTAAACCAAACACAGGGGCCGTGGTGAGCCTCACCCCTTGACCAACTTCAAAACACAGAGCTGGTTTTTAATTCCCCGTCCTGGGAAAAGAATGTCTTAGAGGGTCTGCGAATGAACTATTTGAAGAGCATAGATCACCAGCAGACACTTCCTGATAGTAATATAAGGAATAAGGCGGCTGAATCCCGGGGTTTATTTATGTTCGGCATGCCAGAGAGAGGTGGTGTGGTGATTGCCTGGTGGCATTCCAAAGCGGTGATAAATCACTCACAGACGCCCACCGTCATTTAgaggaaagaaaaatgaaattttgcTAACAAAACTcgaacagaaaagaaaaacctGTACAGCTTTCATAAATAACCAGGGTTAACTTGTGAAGGATATTAAGGACAGTTACATTTTAAGTTAGGACTGATCTTTTTTTGGCTCCGTCTAAAGGCCTTCAATTGTACATTCTTTGACACAGCTCAAGCCACAGAATTGCAGAGGACAAGACTTTATTGCGCTCGTTTCTGACCTCATGATAATTTTTTGATTGGTACTTCCTCCTCTAAGGTAGCCGAGCTCAGACTGCGCACATTTGGAACCAATCAGCATAAAAGGCGCGCTCAGTACGAGAGTGTCCGGTTCTGTGCAACGATGCCAAGCGTTGCCTCCAGAACCCTGGCCTTACACTGCATACCCCGAGCCCTTCATGTGGTTTCTGTCAAATTGCATCATTTGGAACGGGGCCACATACAGACTCTGGCCCTCAGCCCCCACACTGCTCATtgaaaaaaagtaaatactTGGCAGACCTTTACAGAGCTAAAATGAGATCATTGACTTTACTCCAGGAAAGGAGTCACAACATATCCATCAGACGAATGCCTGATAGCGCTGGCAGAGCAGCACAGTTCCGCAAATCTTTTGGCTTCTGCAACTAACCACATTATGACATCTGAAGAATCTCAAATACAGGTAAAAGGTGAAGGCTTGGACAAGTTTGTTAGACCTTGGGATGGTCAAGGGGGCTCCAGGGCTCCATGGTGAGTTGGATAGGGCTTAGTGATAACAAGGTCTCAAAATTTTTGTGAGAAGCTACAAAACAAGACTTGCAAAATCTCTTGGTCAACAAAGTGTGGACGGCTATAGACAAGGTATGGGAACAGGGCACTTCAAAGGTGCATTACACTGATGATGGCTACATAAAGGAACGAaaaaatgattcaaataaatcaaaagTCCTCAAAGTTTTGGTCTTAAGAAGGAACTtgcaacaaaacacagatgCTGGTCTATGCAAAGTCACTGTAATCCCAAAGTAAGCACAGATTTACAATTAACATCAAGCCACTAAGGAAAAAAGTTAACTTGCATGTACACATACCCAACATGTAGAGTCTATTTGAAGGtcttcatgtttgttttgtgataTAGTGAGGTGTTTATGTCTTGGATGACTTCATGGATCATGGACTGTATGTTTGGGCCGTAGAGCTGCTGTCATTGGTTCTTTTGTTTGGTTTAGTGCTTGACTAATGGGGCCACTGGGACAAGTGATCATGCGTGGTTTATGTGATAGTTTGTTGGCTAACAAAAAACAAGACGGACCAAGGTTTCCGaacaagaaacaaaatgtgCAAACATATCAATGTACAAGGCTTTCCCTACATTCTGCACGTTAAAGCATAAATGCAGACAAATATGACAAGACCCATTTCGACCACGGGATGTTTTGGAATTCCATATACAAACAAACTTCTTGTAACAGTTGAAGCCGTCGCACATCCACATAGCAAGTTCACTTTTGCtctataaatgacaaaattgtttGACTTCCGGTGATGATATGGGGTCCAAAGGCGGTTTGAGACAATCCAGCTGGCCGTCTACTCAAACCTCTATCCTCCGTCGAAAGCCCCTACCCCACCAGCGACACAGTCTAAACACACCTGACTTGTAAATATTCTTTATTGCACGGGTAACGTAAACGCTCTTAGCGACAGGCCCATCGGACGATTTTTCCCACACTCACAGACTAAGGCAAACCACTCTGTTCTTTAAACAACAGCACCCAGGAGAAAGAGGCGAGGCTGACGTCACCCCTATCAGGGTTTGAAAACGCACTTCTAGCAGCTCATCAAGTGCACTACGTCTCCAGTCAACCCAAGAGACTCCTAGGGTGTCTGGATTTTCTTCTGCTCACAATAGCAACTTGTGGCGGATGATGCTCAGCATTTGGGGAGCTGCTGAAAATAAGAATGAAATAAGCGAATCGTGCTTTGGTCTTTTGAAATTCAAGCTTTTGCTAAATTAAAAATGGGTATATTAATACCTTTTCGTAATTTGACAAAATTCTGCATGTCTTTCAAGATATTTACTTTTTGCATAGGTGTTGTTTACACAAATGCACTTTCCTAGGACCATTTCATTCATAAATCAAACCCAAAATGCACTTGACGAATGCAGCGAAATTGATTTAGGCTCAACAAGTATAAATTATCTAGCTAAAAACACCGTTgattttaggaaaagttcacctaaaaaataaaaattcttaaaacTCACCAGTGGTTTCAAATCCCAAAAAGAAGTTTCCAGGCTGTTGTCTTCCATAAAGCGAAGAATAAAGAGCACCATAAAAGTGACGTTGAACaaattattttcacatttaaatacatGCTATCACATCTGAGATTTCTCATTTCAAAGGAAAACATGAAAATCGAtgccataaaaaatataaaagagcAACATTCCAACAGAATCAAATCATATCAGAAAAACAAgatgtatgtaaatgtgtgcatgtgttctcaacacatgtaaacaaaactCACAACATCAACAAATTATTCTTAATACTTCTTTATTCACACTGGTCAATATGAATCAAATATCAATATTCAATGTAATCAAAGTGAATCCATATccaagaaaatattaaactcaGAAGAAAAACAGGCACTACAAGCAGGGAGACCAAAACAGCACCTTTAAAAGTCAGGCTACGTTTGTGTTCAGACTAAACATTTATCATATGTTCCATTTTATTTCAAAGAATGCTTTGTTCTCCACTTTTGCTTACTTTACTGCTCACAGGAGCACTTGCATAGCATTTTCCTCAAACTTCATGACCTCCCTATATCGTATGTCACTTTAGAAACAGCTCAGCTCTGTGACTGCACCTACATGATTTGTTTTCAATCATTGTGCTTTCAATATTCAGTGGGGTTCAaacatatttgaccagtagtgaAACTGCTAAATAAGTGCAAAAATGTTATAAAGTATAATAAAATTGGCTGAATAAACGATGTTAACCGACTacttcacatttttattaaaagtaaaatgtttaaCTGTAAAGTAGTGATGAGTTGCTATAATTAAATTGCCTAATCACTTTAATTTGTTAAGTtacagtaacaaaaacatatgaATTATTGATACGATTTATTATTTGAACATAtttgtttgcaaaaacagataactcaaaaatcatgttttttattgtgttattacttaatcaaaacaacccaactgcagtttgattaatattacttggaatgcacagtaagaaaaacatgattattaaaCATTCTTATcagtttttgcaaattaactcttcaTATGTTGATGTGACATACTGATCACATCATATTTTATAGTGTGCAAATTTGCACAAATCTTGTTAATCCCAGTATGATCTGGGAATATTCCAGGGTGTCAGAGAAAGcaaattttacacattttttcaaTTTAAGCCTTTATAACTTAAGCACTTTATAcccttgttttatttattgttttgtttaatgtaaacttaaaaataaacagattttcAATGTGCCCTCAAGACGCTTGAACCCCACTGTATCTCTGAGCACAAAATCATTACTAACACACTtctaacattataaaaaacaacCACTGAGTATTCCCAAGCTTTCTGAAAGCTTTTCAGAAACATGCTTAGGTCATGAAGTTGAGGCAAACATAAAGCCATTTAAACCAGACAACTGGGATGTGGATATTGCATATTGCATTCCTTACATCATTCAGACAAACGTTGCGAAAAATATATATCTGCCTGATTGCACAGCTTGATTTGGAACGGTGACTTTGGAGTAGCCTATGCGTGACATCTGCGACTTGATTGGTCCATTTCAAGTCCTATTAAAGTTCACTGTTCTTACTAGAAGATGGCGATTGACCTGCTGCTCCGGTTGGTTCCGCCTCTTCAGAGGCACCGTCTTTTGACTGGAAACTGAGAGAGGCGGAGTTTATGCAGTAACGTTTCCTTGTAGGGCGGGGTCCATCATCAAAGACATGGCCCAGGTGAGCGCCACACTGCAGGTAGAGGGCAGGAGGAAAAGATACACCTTAAAGAATGTGCTGGCATGGCCTATGAAACTGTTGAAAAGTTGTCACTCGGTTTTGTACCTGACTGCAGTTTATCTCCACTCTATGCATGCCGTACGAAAAGTCATCGGTTTGCGTTATAGACTCCTTATTGATCAAATCGAAAAAGGAAGGCCATCCTGCAAAACCAGTAAAGAATTAATTGTAAAGCGACTCTTCAAGAGAGCATGTTGGTGGACCTCATCTTCTTGCCAATCTTTTTTCTCTTAGCTGAGGCAAAGCAAAAGATATAAAGTATGTGCTTAGGACACGGAGGGATGTTGTAGCTAAGCTACAAAATGTCCTTACATTTTGTATGGAtcacattaatatttaataggATTTTGTTTCATGCTAGTCCAAATACAAAGCGATCGCCCATATGCCATACTGTACGTCTGGCCATCGTCTCATGAGATCAGCAAGTGAAATAAACCGTCCTAAAAACTGACAGTGTTATCACTGGTGTCCCACAATCCTGTTTCTTTCATCTGGAAACTTTCTATCCAGTAACAGGGGTGTGAGTGGAAAGAATGGCTGTACTGGCTCATAGGTGGTCCCTGCTTATGGCTTTCTAAGAAGGTGGGACGTCTGGAGGAAAGAAACCTTGGGAACTTACTACTACACAGCCTCTGACCACATATTTGTTTAGATCATTCACAAAAAGCCTAGCAAATTTTTGAAAAGACAGCGTTTCAAAAAACATATCTTAATGTGGGATGAACTAAGTACAGGTAAAACGCTACTGGCAATGTAGGATATGCCACATGCAATTATTGTTCACAACATTAAAGGTGCCGTGTACAATTTATGAAAATCCAGACCTTcagaaacacaatttttttctgtattttagtTGCACTACGCCAAAATTAATTCTTCACATTTTTGAGGTGTCCAACCACCATCAGCAAACCAGGACTGTGTGCACCAGCAAACTGTCCACACGTCAAGGATTCATTTGAGAGCGATTTTTCCTATAAATATCATGCAGCGAGAACTGTTCAAGGGCCACCATAGGAGATCTGGCTCTTTCATACCCTTCCTTGTGCACCAAGTTTGGCAACTAATGGTGTAATCTATCTTGATAACCAAGCATCAGTTACTCTGAATGAGATCAGGTCAGGCTTAAGGAAGCAGGAGTGTGCTTATTGCCGTCACACTGtttgtggaaaaaaacaagtaaTTTAAGCACTAGCAGACGCCTTTTCTTCACCCCCCAAAAACCCCTCAACACCCCCATCCCTTCCCTGTCAGGGCGAAGATGCTTGGCTACAACTACAAAGCCGCCAAACTCCACTAGCAGGACGCTCTTGGAGGAATATAGGAATCCTATGACTCAGACCGAGAGAATCCCAACGGATCACTGCAGAGCTGATCTAATGGAGCTTTATCACCAGGGCAAGGAGCCCGGTGAATggaacggtgtagcagcgctcTAACAAAACAGGAAATTGAGTTTATACTACTTCGGGATGCACTTCTGTCCACGTACACGGGACATTTGGCTCCCATCTCaatgacaaaaatcatttttcaacACAGCCCACATATGTTTCTCATTTCTGGCTGTTTTCTGAGGAGAATTCATGCATTCGCATACACGTCGTTGGGAGGCCGTGTAAAAATAGCCTGTGTAGCGCAGCAGAAGTATGGAATTTGAATCTCGAATCTGTAACGAATCAGCAAAGCGTAGCTGCTATATATTATATTGGCATTGTATACACTTAACATCAACTCAACGTTCATTTACTCTGAGCTGATGAGAGTCTTTTTAAGCTTTAAAAAAGAGGTTTAATACACATCTTAATCTTATAAAGAGAAAACTATGTCATTGCAACAACAAAGGCCATTTGGGCCACATTATGATGGCCAGCACTTACATATGAtcagaaaaaaaaattcatgatCAGATTTATGGATTTTTGGGCCTGTAAGTTCACTTGCTCGACAGTGTTCAAATCATGTTAAACaatgatgttttttaaaataaaaacataacacatacATTATGATAGCCAACACATCCATTAAGAAAGACCATAGACAGATTTTGAACTCCACATCTTTTCAATTCTTCATTAGATCTCACTCTCAAAATAGATAAATTAAAAGGATAAAAGGACTAAATGTCTACAATTCTTTTCCGGTAAGATATTCCCTAATTGTCCAGGAAGTTATTTCCTAATTGCAAAAGAAGACAGAATGCCAAGGTTAATGTGGACAAATTAGGAAccacaaaatatcaaaatgacAGCAGCTGAATGTTTACGCCAATTTCattaatttacagtaaaagatAGCGctcattaaacattttgtaatcTTCCTAAAGCAGACTGTTTGTTTTATGTCCGTGCTGTAAATCATATATTAAGGAGCATGAGAGCTTTTGTGCTCCATTAGCCAGTTGACTGATTCACATTTGTCCTTGCGATCAACCATAAAGCAGGTTGATGAGGTCAAAACACCCCCCCTTTGTGGAGAATGAGCTAATTTGGTATCTCTGTTACCCTATTCATTTGCAAACATTACTATCAGCTTAAGATACTGTCGCTGTTCTGGAAAAgtataaggtaataaaacaattCGTACAACAATTAGCTTGTACAAAAAGATGTGCtcgtatgtaaatataaaacaaaagacataAAGGATGTATCTTGTTTATAAAGATTTAGTACCAAATATGTTGTGTTATTGAGGAGTGTGGACACATACCTGATCCGGAGTCAAACTTCATATCAGACCTGCAATGACATAAAAAAACGGTAAAAAAGTGACACTCCCTTAAAGTGCTCCAAGAACACAATTTCGCATTTTATGAATTTGATAAacacttttatcaaaagcaactTCCAGTGCATTCCTTCAATACATTTTTGATCAGTAGGGGTGTTCCCTGAGGACTGTATGCATAAATTATGCGCTGCTAAGGCAATGCTCTACCGGTTCAGCTGGAGGAACTATACAGAGATATCCTAGTCATGTTAGGTGTTTAGTGTAACTAAACATTGTTGCTTAGAGTTAAAACAAGTTCTTAACAGTAAAAACAGTTAAATAAGATTTAAGTTCCCGTGAACCGGACGTTGCGATCGagtttacttccgtattctgacacattttcgAGTAAAACAAAAATTGTGGCCGTGGTTTGCGTTTTCCCTgaaatttgattggatgtataaaaacagcagttgcattttgaaatgaaactgggaGGATACTGAcagatgaaggggaggagttaacagatgccccGCTCAAAGCCGTCTCATTTACATCATTTAAGacggatagtcactacaggacggaagtgcattttcagaatttaactgaagattatgagggcacatggtTAGCTATTCGCATTGGttagctatttacaataaacgctgcaatatatcaagaaaaaatatgaattgtcatttttaatttcacagggactttaactGAATGGGCTATTATCAACACTTACGTGAAAAGAGAGGTCCCGCAGACGACACAGTGGTAGTTTCCTTCCTCTTTGATATCTGTATGTTTTCCTGTGAAAGCACTGAATGCAAAAAAGAAATCCATGTCAAACAGTGATATCATATATTTAACGATCAAGAATGCATACTGGAAAAAGACGTTTcaaagcacatactgtatacattttccATGCCCTGTCTTTGTAATGTGCAAAACTAATTGACATCAATGAATGATGGTCTATAGAGCATCCAGATAAGGACAAAATGTGGATCGCGTTTCTCAAAACagagcaatcccagaatgcaccttTTCGGGTACTGGATCTCCTCTCTCAGGCTAAAGGCATTTTTCACATTCTTCCTGCCAATGGGCCGATAAATACTTTCCCCACGTGTGTTTTTACCACCGAGCGATGGAGGGGAGAGAGGAAGCGGCAGTGTTTATCCTTCTACTTTACATCCTTCTGAACAACATCTATCTCACCGCCTTGGGTCGATAAGGAGAAAAAGTGCCATACGTTTTAGGCCTAAAATAATCCCTATGGATGATGTGAATGTGACAGGTCCACGAAATGTTTCAATATTCACTAAAACAGATATTTTCTGTATGTAATCAGAAGCCCGTGAATttggaaaaaaagagagaaaaaaaggtCATTTCAATTTAAGGTAAATGCAATCTCTTTTCTTAAAAGTTTGTACACCTTTTTTACATTGTAGAACCAATTGAAgccataaaaataaatctagaTTAATTTGCCAATAGATTAAgtcataattatttttttctacaaatTGTATAATTGTTTTGCTACAAatcataatataattattacaaTATTTCTACTGTAATAGGTTATTTATATTAATCAAATCAATACTTCAGCCATGCATTTTCTGCATCTATTAAAACATTCTAGCTTTTAAGCATAAAACTTAATGTTTTTGGTGTTTGTCACATGGTTTTTAGTTATGGCGCACATGTCACCTTTCTGTGCCTTTCTCCTGAGTCACATGGTACTGCATCGGAGTCAAACGTTTCCTCAGCTCCTCCTCAGTGAAGGTTTTGGGCCATGTCTTCTTGCTACGGCACGTTCCTACAGAGCAGAACGCAAGTTACGGCAAGCATAAGTGACCCATATTGCCAATAAAACCTCTAGGTACTTCAAAACgagaaacatttcttaaaatatatttcttaatgTACTTTCATGTGACTCCTTTCAAGCAAGAGTCAGTGCTTTTGGTCATTTTCGTTGCAAATATTTTTGGCGAAGACAAATCTTTGTCGATTTAAATAATAAGATGACTCTTACCtggaaaaagtcacaatatCAGTGACACACAATCCAAACATCTCCATGTCATTGATGTGCTACAGCCAGTATTGCACGGTGGCAAACTAGATTTCCCTGAATAACATATATAGTGAGTTATAGAGAAGCACCTATGTTGGGTGTCTGTACAGAAGGTTACAATATATACGCTACAGGCTAGTGTGCTTGTTTCCGTTTAACAGCAATGCTGACCTCTAGAGCTCAGACCTAAAACTGACCAATTGCAGCCACATGGCACCTTTGCCATACATTTTTTGACAGCGTTACATTTGTTCCCAAGCACTTCCAAACAATCCCACTATATCTAATTTTAATACCAATACATAATGAGACACAGTCGTATGCCAAGATGCCAATATgattaataaaatgataaactAAAGCAGATTACAGTAAAAATATCCAATTTGGCAAGACGAGCTCTACAGCCATGTTTTTAAAAGAACCCATGTGTCCATTTGAACCTTATTTATTCACTGGGACACACAGCGGTTTTGAATTACACACAATTCCACTGCAATTTCCAATTATCGAGAACCTTCTCCCTCGTTTCCACATATTTTTTTGCTAATTTTTTCACCCGTTGCTGTGTTAACGGGGGGTCTGTACTACACCCTTATTGTTCTGCCAGTTTTACAGCTAGTGTTCTAGTGAGAGCGGGTCGCCACTCATTTCGACTATGTGAAGAATTCCTCTCGACAAGATTGAAACCATGTGAATAAAGGAAATAATAGGGTCTTTAAAGGTCCCTAGGTGAATGGGCTCCATTGATGGGCTCTGCTCTGTCCAGCGAGTACAAAGTTACATCTGACAAACACGGGAAGCAGGGAGGAGAGTCCAAAGAGGAGGCCCCCACACTCCCTGCAGGATTTCCCATATCCCTCTCTCATCTCTGGGAGAGGGTCTTCTGGATCCTATTAGCAAGACAGGGAGAGAATTcctattttttgtgtgtatgaaAGGCTCTGACCCCTATTTATACTGTGAGAGAATggaaaggggggggggggagaaagaaatgttttatttctcagtttgtCTAAAAAAGCCTCTAAGGAGGCATTTAAAGAAATTCAGGAATTTGGTCTGTGTCACCCCCTGCAAATGATTTAGTTTTGGTGCACCGAGAGGTCACTCTACAAATCAGCACGTTCCTTCGACTTCCCTCCGCTATAACCTCAAGTGTAAGTTATTTCCTAATTAGCGGCAAGATTTGTTCTTAGCACGTTCCTTTCGCTCATGACTTGAAACCAAACATATCCTTTTGTGCCCTGGATGTTTTTCATGGTTCGTCTCACCTATGTCCTCAGCAATGTAGACTTTTATGGTAACAGTGCTTGCAAGTCAGCACTGTATATCATAAAACATTCTGGTTAGGGGAGGTCTAAACctttaaaactacattttaaatcaatttaaactttTATCATAATCTTGACATCTTAACATACAGTGCGCACAGTACTTTAACATAAAAGGCCCTTTAGCTGTAATTCTTCTGCTGCCTTGCACGCACTGCTATATATATTAGGAATGTTTACTACAGAAAGTTCTACAATTTACAATAATACTTTTACCGATCAATCTTGATGAAGGTcttttttgattattttttgaTGTGCAAGTTTGGTTATTGCAAATTATTGCAAAATCTAGATTCCTAAAATGGAAAAGCGTTAATACAAAGCAACCATTAGTAGAAAATAACAGTTAATGTTGAAGCTTGACAGGACATGCAGGCTTAAAGGAAGGCAAAATGGCGAGTTAGATGTTAATCCATGAGCAACTGAAGATCTCTACAGAGAAGAAGCACAGAGCAAATGTGACATTTCAGGGCAAGGGGTCATCAAATGCAGACAAACCAACTCGGGCCTCAGATGAAACCTGACATCAGGCAGCCCGCTAGACTCTATTATAGAGTCTATTTCATATAAAATTACATGTTCACCTGTTGATATTCCAAATAAGCAAATCAACAAACATGCACTTAGGTTGACACAATAAGCACTTGTTCTTCATACTAGGCcatttaaagcaaaaacacattcatttaaaGCTCAGTCAAGCTACCTTTAGATAAATTAAGTTTCTCTACAAATAACATCATTATCACACTAAACACAGACCCCTTGCCAAAAGCTTGAGCACGCAGAACAAAGCATCAAGGAGCTTGAGAAAgcagagcacacacacacacacacacacacacacagcatccaGGTGACCTGAGGGGAGGCTGCAAGCCTTCAGTTTTACAGGTTGGCCCTGGCTGACCAGATGCAGAAGATTGAACCCGGACATGGCTGGAGCTGATGCTGCTGGGGCAAGAGAAAGGGGCGATACAGGAGCCGCCCTCTAAGACACCCTCCTAACTGTCAGGCTAAAAAAAACA
The nucleotide sequence above comes from Triplophysa rosa linkage group LG24, Trosa_1v2, whole genome shotgun sequence. Encoded proteins:
- the msrb3 gene encoding methionine-R-sulfoxide reductase B3 isoform X2, which encodes MSGFNLLHLVSQGQPVKLKACSLPSGTCRSKKTWPKTFTEEELRKRLTPMQYHVTQEKGTESAFTGKHTDIKEEGNYHCVVCGTSLFTSDMKFDSGSGWPSFFDLINKESITQTDDFSYGMHRVEINCSQCGAHLGHVFDDGPRPTRKRYCINSASLSFQSKDGASEEAEPTGAAGQSPSSSKNSEL
- the msrb3 gene encoding methionine-R-sulfoxide reductase B3 isoform X3, coding for MHCSSFYSLLLCPVLALLFLSGTCRSKKTWPKTFTEEELRKRLTPMQYHVTQEKGTESAFTGKHTDIKEEGNYHCVVCGTSLFTSDMKFDSGSGWPSFFDLINKESITQTDDFSYGMHRVEINCSQCGAHLGHVFDDGPRPTRKRYCINSASLSFQSKDGASEEAEPTGAAGQSPSSSKNSEL
- the msrb3 gene encoding methionine-R-sulfoxide reductase B3 isoform X1; amino-acid sequence: MAVRLFRFMTPVVSVALLQCRRSPRTTGQLLTLTPPSAIGTCRSKKTWPKTFTEEELRKRLTPMQYHVTQEKGTESAFTGKHTDIKEEGNYHCVVCGTSLFTSDMKFDSGSGWPSFFDLINKESITQTDDFSYGMHRVEINCSQCGAHLGHVFDDGPRPTRKRYCINSASLSFQSKDGASEEAEPTGAAGQSPSSSKNSEL